In the Aliarcobacter cryaerophilus genome, one interval contains:
- a CDS encoding DUF748 domain-containing protein, which yields MKAVKIISYLILSLIFLYILSGFFLLPYITKKEIVKNLDEILITKTKIEKIYFNPLTLNLELKNFSLIDEKEQEVVGLKNLFIDFRALKSIEKKHFHIKNILLEGIYLNIIEEEKGVFNLASLLKPTQTKEEETNQKEKTKLIDFLVSKIVLKDTNIDFTSFTDKKKYNLHLKDINYTIYDFGTFKNSLSSNNLQFKLNENTDVKISGGLKIEPFIAYGKITISNLKIKELLDFDKSLFNFELNPEANINLALNYNIDTTNDLNIFLNSEIFEINDLKLNQNQKEIARLNKLDLKYFSFDLNNQELNFKDLTINDLYANMILDKGGVNFANLLKEQKAQKEIKSSNQENNENNLNNKPWKINLENINLNANFDFHDILNNSKLNIKDIKAKTANINIVDDKINIKGANLVTLDTKYIDNNNKLNISSSKTDLTHDDIFINGSKVEILNSALKKDKITFEDQKLKLKITTNNLGLELSKLSIFDEISFDLSNLKLNNFILEDKNSNISLSSKNSNLKVNNFLLDKQNNISINKSELYDTNINFFDSNSSFDINTKKTNLKISNFNLKKDVVTIGQILLKEPKIDIINMESKLKIEAKDINLDLNKLVNKENLFKIEKTNLNNPHISIILPKSIQTKDEIEKNDIKKEEIDKKVENKKTKRVNFGPINIKNMTLDFEDKNLPIPFKTTISKLTGEVSAVKNRANSTSNLEINGVVDNYGVAKITGIVNPNNIKLLTDVNMKFKNISMKNFTPYTAKFVGRAIKDGKLELDLNYNISESNLKAKNSIIIKKLELGEKIESKDAVSLPLDLAITLLEDSSNTIDLNLPVYGNVDDPEFSIAAIVWKAFINLITKAITAPFSLIGSLFNFSEDEINSVDFNLKESEITPIQKETLDKIALILNSKKEFAISFSPSFDEKNEKEKIANQRALNIQKYLIEDKSIDKKQVILEKEIKKTSSNIDLNLKEIKK from the coding sequence ATGAAAGCAGTAAAAATAATCTCTTATTTAATACTTTCACTAATATTTTTATATATTTTAAGTGGTTTTTTTCTTCTTCCTTATATCACAAAAAAAGAGATTGTAAAAAATTTAGATGAAATCTTAATTACAAAAACAAAAATAGAAAAAATATACTTTAATCCTCTGACTTTAAACTTAGAGTTAAAGAATTTTTCACTTATAGATGAAAAAGAGCAAGAAGTTGTAGGTTTAAAAAATTTATTTATTGATTTTAGAGCTTTAAAATCAATAGAAAAGAAGCATTTTCATATAAAAAATATTTTACTTGAAGGTATTTATCTAAATATAATAGAAGAAGAAAAAGGAGTTTTTAACCTAGCAAGTTTACTAAAACCAACACAAACAAAAGAAGAAGAGACAAATCAAAAAGAGAAAACAAAACTTATTGATTTTTTAGTTTCTAAAATTGTTTTAAAAGATACAAATATAGATTTTACAAGTTTTACAGATAAAAAAAAGTATAACTTGCATCTAAAAGATATAAACTATACAATATATGATTTTGGAACATTTAAGAACTCTTTATCTTCAAACAACTTACAATTTAAATTAAATGAAAATACAGATGTAAAAATTTCTGGCGGTCTAAAAATTGAGCCATTTATTGCTTATGGTAAAATTACTATCTCAAATTTAAAAATCAAAGAGCTTTTAGATTTTGATAAATCTCTTTTTAATTTTGAATTAAACCCTGAAGCAAATATAAATCTTGCTTTAAATTACAATATAGATACTACAAATGATTTGAATATATTTTTAAATAGTGAAATTTTTGAGATAAATGATTTAAAATTAAATCAAAATCAAAAAGAGATAGCAAGATTAAACAAACTAGATTTAAAATATTTTTCATTTGATTTAAATAATCAGGAGTTAAATTTTAAAGACTTAACAATAAATGATTTATATGCAAATATGATTTTAGATAAAGGTGGAGTTAATTTTGCAAATCTTTTAAAAGAGCAAAAAGCTCAAAAAGAGATAAAAAGTAGTAATCAAGAAAATAATGAAAATAATTTAAATAATAAACCATGGAAAATAAATTTAGAAAATATTAATCTAAATGCAAATTTTGATTTTCATGATATTTTAAATAATTCAAAACTAAATATTAAAGATATAAAAGCAAAAACTGCAAATATAAATATAGTAGATGATAAGATAAATATTAAAGGTGCTAATTTAGTAACTTTAGATACAAAATATATTGATAATAACAATAAATTAAATATAAGCTCGAGCAAAACAGATTTAACTCATGATGATATTTTTATAAATGGTTCAAAAGTTGAAATATTAAATTCGGCTTTAAAAAAAGATAAAATAACATTTGAAGATCAAAAATTGAAACTTAAAATAACTACAAATAATCTTGGTTTAGAACTATCAAAACTATCTATTTTTGATGAAATATCTTTTGATTTATCAAATCTAAAACTAAATAATTTTATTTTAGAAGATAAAAACAGTAATATCTCTTTATCTTCAAAAAATAGTAACCTTAAAGTAAATAACTTTTTATTAGATAAACAGAATAATATCTCTATAAACAAAAGTGAACTTTATGACACAAACATTAATTTTTTTGATTCAAATAGCTCTTTTGATATAAATACAAAAAAAACAAATTTAAAAATCTCAAACTTTAACTTAAAAAAAGATGTAGTAACTATTGGTCAAATATTATTGAAAGAGCCTAAAATAGATATTATAAATATGGAAAGTAAGTTAAAAATTGAGGCTAAAGATATAAATCTTGATTTAAATAAACTAGTTAATAAAGAGAATTTATTTAAAATAGAGAAAACAAATTTAAACAACCCTCATATTTCTATAATCTTACCAAAAAGTATTCAAACAAAAGATGAAATAGAAAAAAATGATATCAAAAAAGAAGAGATTGATAAAAAAGTTGAAAACAAAAAAACAAAAAGAGTAAATTTTGGTCCAATTAATATAAAGAATATGACTTTGGATTTTGAAGATAAAAATCTTCCAATTCCTTTTAAAACGACAATTTCAAAACTAACTGGAGAAGTTTCAGCAGTAAAAAATAGAGCAAATAGTACTTCTAATCTTGAGATAAATGGGGTTGTAGATAATTATGGAGTTGCTAAAATAACAGGAATTGTAAATCCAAATAATATAAAACTTCTAACAGATGTAAATATGAAGTTTAAAAATATATCTATGAAAAATTTTACACCATATACAGCAAAGTTTGTTGGTAGAGCAATTAAAGATGGTAAATTAGAACTCGATTTAAACTACAATATAAGTGAATCTAACCTAAAAGCAAAAAATAGTATTATCATTAAAAAACTAGAGTTAGGAGAGAAGATAGAGAGTAAAGATGCAGTATCTTTACCTTTAGATTTAGCAATTACTCTTTTAGAGGATAGCTCAAATACTATTGATTTAAATCTTCCTGTTTATGGAAATGTAGATGATCCAGAGTTTTCTATTGCAGCAATAGTTTGGAAAGCATTTATAAATCTTATTACAAAGGCTATAACAGCACCATTTTCACTTATTGGAAGCTTATTTAATTTTAGTGAAGATGAGATAAATAGCGTAGATTTTAATTTAAAAGAGAGCGAAATAACACCTATTCAAAAAGAGACGTTAGACAAAATAGCTCTTATTTTAAATAGTAAAAAAGAGTTTGCAATTAGTTTTTCTCCATCTTTTGATGAAAAAAATGAAAAAGAAAAAATTGCAAATCAAAGAGCATTAAATATTCAAAAATATTTAATTGAAGATAAATCAATAGATAAAAAACAGGTTATATTAGAAAAGGAAATTAAAAAAACATCATCAAATATTGATTTAAATTTAAAAGAGATAAAAAAATAA
- a CDS encoding response regulator, whose protein sequence is MIKILIVEDETIVALDTQSTLIKLGYEVTDIVTTYEEALLSFSKNKPDIILMDIFLKNSLNGIDIAKR, encoded by the coding sequence ATGATAAAAATTTTAATTGTTGAAGATGAGACAATTGTTGCACTTGATACACAAAGTACTTTAATAAAACTAGGTTATGAAGTTACAGATATTGTAACAACTTATGAAGAAGCCTTATTATCTTTTTCAAAAAATAAGCCAGATATTATATTAATGGATATTTTTCTAAAAAATAGTCTTAATGGTATTGATATTGCAAAAAGATAA
- a CDS encoding pyridoxamine 5'-phosphate oxidase family protein, producing MRRDEFNINDKNSIDEILQVCEYGTLSLISEGKPYVVALNFVQYKNAIYFHGAKEGKKIEAIKSNPNAAFLVVKPYSFIPSYFSDTMAACPATQFFASVLLEGKLSFIEDKDKKADILNALMKKFQNEDSFEEIAYNKAMYTKMLDKTAIIELNIETQSCKIKVGQNLNEERKNKFLEKLKNRNSQIDNETIKVMEIYKK from the coding sequence ATGAGAAGAGATGAATTTAATATAAATGATAAAAATAGTATAGATGAAATACTTCAAGTTTGTGAATATGGAACTTTAAGTCTTATAAGTGAGGGAAAACCTTATGTCGTAGCTTTGAATTTTGTACAATATAAAAATGCAATATATTTTCATGGGGCAAAAGAAGGAAAAAAGATTGAAGCCATAAAATCAAATCCAAATGCAGCTTTTTTAGTAGTAAAACCTTACTCATTTATACCTTCATATTTTAGTGATACAATGGCAGCTTGTCCTGCAACTCAGTTTTTTGCTTCAGTATTGCTTGAGGGAAAATTGAGTTTTATAGAAGATAAAGATAAAAAAGCTGATATTTTAAATGCTTTGATGAAAAAGTTTCAAAACGAAGATAGTTTTGAAGAAATTGCTTATAATAAAGCAATGTACACAAAAATGCTTGATAAAACGGCAATTATTGAGTTAAATATTGAAACTCAAAGTTGTAAAATAAAAGTAGGGCAAAACTTAAATGAAGAGAGAAAAAATAAATTCTTAGAGAAATTAAAAAATAGAAATTCACAAATAGATAATGAGACTATAAAAGTTATGGAAATTTATAAAAAATAG
- the hemN gene encoding oxygen-independent coproporphyrinogen III oxidase: MIDYEKFVKYSKPGPRYTSYPTAPEFSENFKEEDLKDFYKKQDKNRALSLYIHLPFCRSACYFCGCNTIFTSKEDKKTRYIEYLKKELNILKNHLDTSRVVTQMHFGGGTPTYFSPQQLEDVIKSIKTIFPNFSSDAEISCEVDPRYFTKEHMDVLKAGGFNRLSFGVQDLDETVQKTIHRIQPFELTLNVINIARDAGIKSINTDLIYGLPHQTKESFKKTLEKMLTLNVDRFAVFNYAHVPWLMKTMRKFDETTFPTPNIKLEMLKDTIDFFTSNGYEMVGMDHFAKPEDELFKAIKKGELHRNFQGYTTKGGADLIGIGVTSIGNGVDYYAQNFKDLNEWEEAIDNGNLPVFKGYRLSDDDILRQYVIMELMSNFSLNIKKVEEEFKIDFKDYFSDALESLKEFEDAELLKIYADRIEVSQTGTMLIRNICMPFDAYLNKIPEDKRRFSKTI; the protein is encoded by the coding sequence ATGATAGATTATGAAAAATTTGTAAAATACTCAAAACCAGGTCCTAGATATACTTCATATCCAACAGCACCTGAGTTTAGTGAAAATTTTAAAGAAGAAGATTTAAAAGATTTTTATAAGAAACAAGATAAAAATAGAGCTTTGTCTTTATATATTCATCTTCCTTTTTGTAGAAGTGCATGTTATTTTTGTGGTTGTAATACTATTTTTACTTCAAAAGAAGATAAAAAAACAAGATATATTGAGTATTTAAAAAAAGAGTTAAATATATTAAAAAATCACTTAGATACATCTAGAGTTGTAACACAAATGCACTTTGGTGGAGGAACTCCTACATATTTTTCACCGCAACAACTAGAAGATGTTATAAAATCTATAAAAACTATTTTTCCAAATTTTAGCAGTGATGCTGAAATATCTTGCGAAGTTGATCCTAGATACTTTACAAAAGAGCATATGGATGTATTAAAAGCTGGTGGTTTTAATCGTCTTAGTTTTGGAGTTCAAGATTTAGATGAAACTGTTCAAAAAACGATTCACAGAATTCAACCTTTTGAACTAACTTTAAATGTAATAAATATAGCAAGAGATGCTGGTATTAAATCTATAAATACAGATTTAATCTATGGTTTGCCTCACCAAACAAAAGAGAGTTTCAAAAAAACTTTAGAGAAAATGCTAACACTAAATGTAGATAGATTTGCAGTATTCAACTATGCACATGTTCCTTGGCTTATGAAAACTATGAGAAAATTTGATGAAACAACCTTTCCAACTCCAAACATAAAACTTGAGATGCTAAAAGATACAATAGACTTTTTTACATCAAATGGCTACGAAATGGTTGGAATGGATCACTTTGCAAAACCAGAAGATGAACTATTTAAAGCGATAAAAAAAGGTGAATTACATAGAAATTTCCAAGGTTATACAACAAAAGGTGGAGCAGATTTAATAGGAATTGGTGTTACGTCTATAGGAAATGGTGTTGATTATTATGCACAAAATTTTAAAGATTTAAACGAATGGGAAGAAGCTATTGATAATGGAAATCTACCTGTATTTAAAGGTTATAGACTAAGTGATGACGATATTCTTAGACAATATGTAATTATGGAACTTATGAGTAATTTCTCTTTAAATATAAAAAAAGTTGAAGAGGAGTTTAAAATAGATTTTAAAGATTATTTTAGCGATGCACTAGAATCTTTAAAAGAGTTTGAAGATGCAGAGCTTCTTAAAATATATGCTGATAGAATTGAAGTTTCTCAAACAGGAACTATGTTAATTAGAAATATATGTATGCCTTTTGATGCTTATTTAAATAAAATTCCAGAAGATAAAAGAAGATTTTCTAAAACAATTTAA
- a CDS encoding MOSC domain-containing protein: MATKISNVLYIKVGNITVTKLENQKRQELISGIKKYPVSKAYLTKTGFVDDFQADLVHHGGVNKALFLFSSITYEKINSSFDNSFDMANMAFFGENLILDKICEKDICVGDILKIGQAKVQITQPRQPCWKLSANSLKNSMTKFIFETGLTGFYAKVLKEGQISHNDDVILEQRTNPNLNIEKLNQIIVEPKIDINLTKEALACEDLGHQFKNSLTKRYELGDEDNQFSFYHT; encoded by the coding sequence ATGGCTACAAAAATATCAAATGTATTATATATAAAAGTTGGAAATATAACTGTAACAAAACTTGAAAACCAAAAGAGGCAAGAGTTGATTTCAGGTATCAAAAAATATCCAGTTTCAAAAGCTTATTTAACAAAAACTGGATTTGTTGATGATTTCCAAGCAGATTTAGTCCATCATGGTGGAGTTAATAAAGCATTATTTTTATTTTCAAGTATAACTTATGAAAAAATAAACTCTTCTTTTGATAATAGTTTTGATATGGCAAATATGGCGTTTTTTGGAGAAAACTTAATACTTGATAAGATTTGTGAAAAAGATATTTGTGTTGGAGATATCTTAAAAATTGGTCAAGCAAAAGTACAAATAACACAACCAAGGCAACCTTGTTGGAAACTTAGTGCAAATAGTTTAAAAAACAGTATGACGAAATTTATTTTTGAAACAGGTTTGACAGGATTTTACGCAAAAGTTTTAAAAGAGGGACAAATTTCACACAATGATGATGTTATTTTAGAGCAAAGGACAAACCCTAATTTAAATATTGAAAAATTAAATCAAATTATTGTTGAGCCAAAAATTGATATAAATCTCACAAAAGAAGCATTAGCTTGTGAAGATTTAGGGCATCAATTTAAAAACTCTTTAACAAAAAGATATGAGCTAGGAGATGAAGATAATCAATTTAGCTTTTATCATACATAA
- a CDS encoding benzoate/H(+) symporter BenE family transporter, with product MDRKVSNILPPIIAGLISVIVNYGGTFILIFQAAQMAGLNPEQTASWVWSISIGVGITGIILSWYTKEPIITAWSTPAAAFLVTAIATISYSEVIAAYILSAFAFFILGLSGYFGKLIRLIPSGIASGLLAGILLQFGISAFTNMTISPILAISLFFIYLITKRFSARYAIVTVLIFGFIILTIQSQINFSNLELKLAYPIFTEPTFSLNSTLSIALPLFLITLTGQYMPGLLILKNDGFKTEAKPILAVTGFGSILMAPFGSHAFCLSSITSAICTGKESHENPKKRYIAGIAAGIFYILVGIFGVTLASLFAAFPATFISSLAGLALLSTIATSLTNAMSDLNSREAAVITFLATAANINLFGIGGAFWGLVLGLISYFVLNWRLSNK from the coding sequence ATGGATAGAAAAGTATCAAATATTTTACCTCCAATAATAGCTGGGTTAATTTCAGTTATTGTTAATTATGGTGGAACTTTTATTTTAATATTTCAAGCAGCACAAATGGCAGGATTAAATCCTGAACAAACTGCTTCTTGGGTTTGGTCTATCTCTATTGGTGTTGGAATTACTGGAATAATATTAAGTTGGTACACAAAAGAACCAATAATAACTGCTTGGAGTACTCCAGCAGCTGCATTTTTAGTAACTGCTATTGCAACTATTTCTTACTCTGAAGTTATAGCAGCATATATATTATCTGCTTTTGCTTTTTTTATTTTAGGTTTGTCTGGATATTTTGGAAAATTAATTCGTCTCATTCCATCTGGAATTGCATCTGGTTTATTAGCTGGAATATTGCTACAATTTGGAATTTCTGCTTTTACAAATATGACAATTAGCCCTATTTTAGCAATTTCACTATTTTTTATTTATCTTATTACAAAAAGATTTTCTGCTAGATATGCTATTGTTACTGTTTTAATATTTGGATTTATAATATTAACTATACAATCCCAAATTAACTTTTCTAATCTTGAATTAAAACTAGCATATCCTATCTTTACAGAACCTACTTTTTCACTCAATTCAACACTAAGTATTGCTTTACCACTATTTTTGATAACATTAACTGGACAATATATGCCTGGACTTTTAATACTTAAAAATGATGGTTTCAAAACAGAAGCAAAACCTATTTTAGCAGTTACTGGATTTGGTTCTATTTTAATGGCTCCTTTTGGTTCTCATGCTTTTTGTTTATCTTCAATAACATCTGCAATTTGTACAGGAAAAGAGTCTCATGAAAATCCTAAAAAAAGATACATAGCTGGTATTGCAGCAGGAATATTTTATATCTTAGTTGGTATTTTTGGAGTTACTCTTGCAAGTTTATTTGCTGCTTTTCCAGCAACATTTATTAGCTCTTTAGCTGGACTTGCTCTATTAAGTACAATAGCAACAAGTCTTACAAATGCAATGAGTGATTTAAATAGTAGAGAAGCTGCAGTTATAACATTTTTAGCAACAGCAGCAAATATAAATTTATTTGGAATTGGCGGTGCATTTTGGGGATTAGTTTTAGGTCTAATTTCATACTTTGTATTAAATTGGAGATTATCAAATAAGTAG
- a CDS encoding diaminopimelate dehydrogenase: MNNQIKVAIVGYGNLGRGVELSISKNPDMSLVAVFSRRDPKSVTTINTPVFSLENILDFKDKVDVLILCGGSKDDLPIQGPKFAEHFHIVDSYDNHAEIPTYFASVDKACQKNKKIGMISVGWDPGMFSINRIYGEALLPDGDTYTFWGKGLSQGHSDAIRRVEGVKNGVQYTIPSNSAIEKVRSGARPTLTTKEKHSRECFVVLKDGADAKKVENEIKTMPNYFEPYDTTVNFISQEEFDKNHNTMPHGGFVIRSGKSSEGVNQVIEYALKLDSNPEFTASVLVAYARATYRMSLKGDFGAKTVFDVAPILLSSKSSADLVKELL, encoded by the coding sequence ATGAATAATCAGATTAAAGTTGCAATTGTTGGATATGGAAATTTAGGAAGAGGTGTTGAGCTTTCTATTTCAAAAAATCCTGATATGAGTTTAGTAGCGGTTTTTTCAAGAAGAGACCCAAAAAGTGTAACTACAATAAACACTCCTGTATTTTCCTTAGAAAATATTTTAGATTTCAAAGATAAAGTTGATGTTTTAATTTTATGTGGTGGTTCAAAAGATGATTTACCTATTCAAGGACCAAAATTTGCGGAGCATTTTCATATAGTAGATAGTTATGATAATCATGCTGAAATTCCAACATATTTTGCAAGTGTTGATAAAGCTTGCCAAAAAAATAAAAAAATAGGAATGATTTCTGTTGGTTGGGATCCAGGAATGTTTTCAATAAATAGAATATATGGAGAAGCTTTACTTCCAGATGGAGATACTTATACATTTTGGGGAAAAGGATTAAGTCAAGGACACTCAGATGCAATAAGAAGAGTTGAGGGTGTAAAAAATGGAGTTCAATATACAATTCCTTCAAATAGTGCTATTGAAAAAGTAAGAAGTGGTGCAAGACCTACTTTAACTACAAAAGAAAAACATTCTAGAGAGTGTTTTGTGGTTTTAAAGGATGGTGCAGATGCTAAAAAAGTAGAAAATGAGATAAAAACAATGCCAAACTACTTTGAGCCTTATGATACAACAGTAAATTTTATAAGCCAAGAAGAGTTTGATAAAAATCACAATACTATGCCTCATGGTGGATTTGTAATAAGAAGTGGAAAATCAAGCGAAGGTGTAAATCAAGTAATTGAATATGCTTTAAAACTTGATAGCAATCCAGAGTTTACTGCAAGTGTACTTGTAGCATATGCTAGAGCTACGTATAGAATGTCTTTAAAAGGTGATTTTGGAGCTAAAACAGTATTTGATGTAGCACCAATTTTACTATCTTCAAAATCATCTGCTGATTTAGTAAAAGAACTTTTATAA
- the argF gene encoding ornithine carbamoyltransferase — protein MRHFLSLLDFSKDEILEILQLSKQIKDETKKRVFKEYMPKKVLGMIFEKSSTRTRVSFETGIYQLGGVGLFLSSNDIQLGRGEPMKDTARVISRMVDMVMIRTFEQEKLEEFASYSKVPVINGLTDKYHPIQLMADYLTIMEEGLDKNLVVAYIGDGNNMAHSWLNLAAKLGFELRIATPKDYQVDSKVLQTALEEAKKSGAKITTSFDPKEAIKDSTVVTTDTWISMGQESEKEKRVKDFSGYMVDEDMMKLAKENAIFLHCLPAYRDYEVSEAVLEGSQSRIFEEAENRLHAQKGIMVWLDKKRDEK, from the coding sequence ATGAGACACTTCTTAAGTTTATTAGACTTCTCAAAAGATGAAATTTTAGAAATTCTTCAATTATCAAAACAGATTAAAGATGAGACAAAAAAAAGAGTTTTTAAAGAGTATATGCCTAAAAAAGTTTTAGGTATGATTTTTGAAAAAAGCTCTACAAGAACTAGAGTATCTTTTGAAACTGGTATATATCAACTAGGTGGTGTTGGGCTTTTTCTTTCATCAAATGATATTCAGCTTGGTCGTGGTGAACCTATGAAAGATACTGCTAGAGTAATCTCTAGAATGGTTGATATGGTAATGATTAGAACTTTTGAGCAAGAAAAACTTGAAGAGTTTGCTTCATACTCAAAAGTTCCTGTTATAAATGGACTTACAGATAAATATCACCCTATACAGTTAATGGCTGACTATCTTACAATTATGGAAGAAGGACTTGATAAAAATTTAGTTGTAGCATATATTGGAGATGGAAACAATATGGCACATTCATGGCTAAATTTAGCAGCAAAACTTGGATTTGAGCTTAGAATTGCTACTCCAAAAGATTATCAAGTAGATAGCAAAGTTTTACAAACTGCTTTAGAAGAAGCCAAAAAAAGTGGTGCAAAAATTACAACTTCTTTTGACCCTAAAGAGGCTATAAAAGACTCAACTGTTGTTACAACTGATACTTGGATATCTATGGGACAAGAGTCAGAAAAAGAGAAAAGAGTAAAAGATTTTTCTGGATATATGGTTGATGAAGATATGATGAAATTAGCAAAAGAAAATGCAATATTTCTACACTGTTTACCTGCATATAGAGATTATGAAGTTAGTGAAGCTGTATTAGAAGGAAGCCAAAGTAGAATTTTTGAAGAGGCTGAAAATAGACTTCATGCACAAAAAGGTATTATGGTTTGGCTTGATAAAAAAAGAGATGAGAAATAG
- a CDS encoding ABC transporter ATP-binding protein, whose amino-acid sequence MHIIEFENIDVGYDEKVVLKDINLKIKSGEHFAILGANGSGKSTLMKLIQSQIHPRQTKNFKKEIFGKSRYSIFELKKELGVITNDLHNYFEKEGRYLSGFEVVLSGYYSSIGIFTHQDFTKEQIKKALEVMDFLEIIDLKDKKVSSMSTGQLRKCIVARALIHDPKAFVLDEPTVGLDIKAQINFIKLLQKISLKSTIILVTHHLEEIFPEIKNVALIYNNTIFKIGKKEDILNSENLSTIFDIKIEVKEKNKRYYIETVL is encoded by the coding sequence ATGCATATAATAGAGTTCGAAAATATAGATGTTGGATATGATGAAAAAGTTGTTTTAAAAGATATAAATTTGAAAATTAAAAGTGGTGAACACTTTGCAATTTTAGGTGCAAATGGAAGTGGAAAATCAACTTTAATGAAACTAATACAGTCTCAAATTCATCCAAGACAGACAAAAAATTTCAAAAAAGAGATTTTTGGGAAAAGTAGATACTCCATTTTTGAATTAAAAAAAGAGTTAGGAGTAATAACAAATGACTTACACAACTATTTTGAAAAAGAAGGTCGATATTTAAGTGGTTTTGAGGTAGTTTTAAGTGGATATTATAGCTCAATAGGAATATTTACTCATCAAGATTTTACAAAAGAGCAGATAAAAAAAGCTCTTGAAGTTATGGATTTTTTAGAAATTATTGATTTAAAAGATAAAAAAGTATCATCTATGAGTACAGGGCAACTTCGAAAATGTATAGTTGCTCGTGCTTTAATACACGATCCAAAAGCTTTTGTACTAGATGAACCAACAGTTGGGCTTGATATAAAAGCACAAATAAATTTTATAAAACTACTACAAAAAATATCACTAAAATCAACAATTATTTTAGTAACTCATCATTTAGAAGAGATATTTCCAGAGATAAAAAATGTAGCTCTTATTTATAACAACACAATTTTTAAAATTGGTAAAAAAGAGGATATTTTAAATAGTGAAAATTTAAGCACAATTTTTGATATAAAAATTGAAGTTAAAGAGAAAAATAAAAGATATTACATTGAAACTGTTTTATAA